A genomic window from Cupriavidus basilensis includes:
- a CDS encoding CoA transferase, protein MPTPTISQTTRPTPPDAVAGLWLAAGLPAAALDRLQLSGADPVLPSSFAVGTAAQASLGASALAAAMLWQQRSGRWQDVAVDMRHAVAEFRSERYLRVGGEPAPEFRDKVSGLYRCGDGRWVRVHANFPHHRDGVLRILGCLHDPAAVRSALQKWDAEAFEATASEAGLVVAALRSFDEWDRHAQGQALHGMPPLTIERIGEAPPQPLAALPATGARPLCGVRVLDFTRIIAGPVAGRTLAAHGADVLHVSAAHLPSIAPLVIDTGRGKRACQLDLRDPDDKRALHKLLHGADVLIQGYRPQGLAELGAGPEAVARARPGIVYVTLSAYGHVGPWAGKRGFDSLVQTASGFNHAEAFAAHSDEPLRLPAQVLDHAAGYLLALGAMAGLHRRAAEGGSWHVRVSLAQVGQWLRGLGRVEGGLQAPDPCFEDVEDLLVTLPSGFGELRAVSHAGRLSETPAYWALPSVPLGTHAPEWLPRA, encoded by the coding sequence ATGCCGACGCCAACTATTTCCCAAACCACCCGCCCAACCCCGCCAGACGCCGTAGCCGGGCTCTGGCTGGCCGCCGGGCTGCCAGCCGCCGCCCTGGACCGGCTGCAGCTCAGCGGTGCCGATCCGGTGCTGCCGTCGTCGTTCGCCGTGGGCACGGCCGCCCAGGCCAGCCTGGGCGCGTCGGCGCTGGCCGCCGCCATGCTGTGGCAGCAGCGCAGCGGGCGCTGGCAGGACGTGGCCGTCGACATGCGCCACGCCGTGGCCGAGTTCCGCAGCGAGCGCTACCTGCGTGTGGGCGGCGAGCCCGCGCCGGAGTTCCGCGACAAGGTGTCTGGCCTCTACCGCTGCGGTGACGGGCGCTGGGTACGCGTGCATGCCAATTTTCCCCATCATCGGGACGGCGTGCTGCGCATCCTGGGTTGCCTGCACGATCCCGCCGCGGTGCGCTCAGCCTTGCAGAAATGGGATGCCGAGGCCTTCGAGGCCACCGCCTCCGAGGCCGGCCTGGTCGTGGCCGCCCTGCGCAGCTTCGACGAATGGGACCGCCATGCGCAGGGGCAGGCGTTGCACGGCATGCCGCCACTGACCATCGAGCGCATCGGCGAAGCGCCGCCGCAGCCGCTTGCCGCGCTGCCCGCCACCGGCGCGCGCCCACTGTGCGGCGTGCGCGTGCTGGATTTCACCCGCATCATCGCCGGGCCGGTAGCCGGACGCACGCTGGCCGCGCATGGCGCCGATGTGCTGCATGTGAGCGCGGCCCATCTGCCCAGCATTGCCCCGCTGGTGATCGACACCGGGCGCGGCAAGCGCGCCTGCCAGCTGGACCTGCGCGACCCCGACGACAAGCGCGCCCTGCACAAGCTGCTGCACGGCGCCGACGTGCTGATCCAGGGCTATCGCCCGCAGGGGCTGGCGGAGTTGGGTGCGGGGCCGGAGGCGGTGGCCCGCGCCCGCCCGGGCATCGTCTATGTGACGTTAAGCGCCTATGGGCATGTGGGTCCCTGGGCTGGCAAGCGCGGCTTCGATTCGCTGGTGCAGACTGCCAGTGGCTTCAATCATGCCGAAGCGTTCGCGGCGCACAGCGACGAGCCGCTGCGGCTGCCGGCGCAAGTGCTGGATCATGCAGCCGGCTACCTGCTGGCGCTTGGCGCCATGGCCGGCCTGCATCGCCGTGCTGCCGAGGGCGGCAGCTGGCATGTGCGGGTGTCGCTGGCGCAGGTTGGCCAGTGGTTGCGCGGCCTGGGCCGGGTCGAGGGCGGGTTGCAGGCACCGGACCCGTGCTTCGAGGACGTGGAAGACCTGCTGGTGACGTTGCCGTCGGGCTTTGGCGAATTGCGCGCGGTGTCGCATGCGGGGCGATTGTCCGAGACGCCCGCGTACTGGGCGCTGCCATCGGTGCCCCTGGGCACGCACGCGCCTGAGTGGCTGCCGCGCGCCTGA
- a CDS encoding PhzF family phenazine biosynthesis protein, with protein sequence MTTYAFRLLNVFAESTFGGNPLCVFEDARGLDTATMQALALQFNLSETTFILPSEQASAHVRIFTTGYEMPFAGHPTLGTAHVVRDLAATGDALTLAFKAGVVPVTAQGDVWTFTAPHAGAPRTAPAGLPDAQMASLLGLAETDLLAAPIWVDTGADQLMVPVKSVDAVRRAQPDSARLASWPQSSLGRKTAYVFAFDPTRPGQVVSRYFFTKQGGGVAEDPGTGSACANLGGWLIANDHALPAAYQVAQGEAVDRPCTLRLEVTGEQAIRVGGRVIELGRGTINL encoded by the coding sequence ATGACCACCTACGCTTTCCGCCTGCTCAACGTCTTTGCCGAATCCACCTTCGGCGGCAACCCCCTGTGCGTGTTCGAGGATGCGCGCGGGCTCGACACCGCCACCATGCAGGCCCTGGCACTGCAGTTCAACCTGTCCGAAACCACCTTTATCCTTCCCTCCGAGCAGGCCAGCGCGCACGTCCGGATTTTCACCACGGGCTACGAAATGCCCTTTGCCGGCCATCCCACGCTGGGCACTGCCCATGTGGTGCGCGACCTGGCCGCTACCGGCGACGCGCTCACGCTGGCGTTCAAGGCGGGCGTGGTGCCGGTGACCGCGCAGGGCGACGTGTGGACCTTCACGGCGCCGCATGCGGGTGCGCCCAGGACAGCGCCGGCGGGCCTGCCGGATGCGCAGATGGCATCGCTGCTCGGGCTCGCCGAGACCGACTTGCTGGCGGCACCGATCTGGGTCGACACTGGCGCCGACCAGTTGATGGTGCCCGTGAAGAGCGTGGACGCGGTGCGCCGTGCGCAGCCTGACAGCGCACGCCTGGCGTCCTGGCCGCAGAGCAGCCTGGGCCGCAAGACCGCTTACGTCTTCGCGTTCGACCCGACCCGGCCGGGCCAGGTGGTGTCGCGCTATTTCTTCACCAAGCAAGGTGGTGGCGTGGCCGAGGACCCGGGCACCGGCTCGGCCTGCGCCAACCTGGGCGGCTGGCTGATCGCCAACGACCACGCGCTGCCGGCCGCCTACCAGGTCGCGCAGGGCGAGGCGGTCGACCGGCCGTGCACGCTGCGCCTGGAAGTCACCGGTGAGCAGGCCATCCGCGTGGGCGGGCGCGTGATCGAGCTGGGACGCGGCACCATCAACCTGTAA
- a CDS encoding tripartite tricarboxylate transporter permease → MELLANLGLGFSTALTLQNLAYAFLGCVLGTLIGVLPGLGPLATIAMLLPVTYTLPPVAALIMLAGIYYGAQYGGSTTAILVNLPGESSSVVTTIDGYQMARRGRAGVALATAGLGSFFAGCVATLILAAFAAPLSELAFKFGPAEYFSLMVLGLIGAVVLASGSLVKAIAMIVLGLLLGLVGTDVNSGAARFSFDVPELTDGLNFVSVAMGVFGFAEIIANLEQKDARETFTDHITNLFPTKADFKRMIPAVLRGTFLGSALGILPGGGAALASFAAYSLEKKTSKFSHEFGKGAIEGVAGPESANNAAAQTSFIPLLTLGIPPNAVMALMVGAMTIHNIQPGPQVMTSNPALFWGLIASMWIGNFMLIILNLPLIGIWVKLLKVPYRYLYPAILVFCCIGVYSVQNTTFDVFQTAAFGVIGYLFIKLKCEPAPLLLGFVLGPMMEENFRRSLLLSRGEFSVFLTRPLSLGLLIAAAVLVLIVALPSIKNKREEAFQEE, encoded by the coding sequence ATGGAACTACTAGCCAACCTGGGCCTGGGCTTCTCGACCGCCCTGACCCTGCAAAACCTCGCATACGCCTTCCTGGGCTGCGTGCTGGGCACCCTGATCGGCGTGCTGCCGGGCCTGGGGCCTCTGGCCACCATCGCCATGCTGCTGCCGGTGACCTACACGCTGCCGCCGGTGGCCGCGCTCATCATGCTGGCCGGTATTTACTACGGCGCCCAGTACGGTGGCTCCACCACCGCCATTCTGGTCAACCTGCCGGGTGAATCGTCGTCGGTGGTGACTACCATCGATGGCTACCAGATGGCCAGGCGAGGGCGAGCGGGGGTGGCGTTAGCCACCGCCGGCCTGGGCTCGTTCTTCGCCGGCTGCGTGGCAACCCTGATCCTGGCCGCGTTCGCAGCGCCGCTGTCGGAACTGGCCTTCAAGTTCGGCCCAGCCGAGTACTTCTCGCTGATGGTGCTGGGCCTGATCGGCGCCGTGGTGCTGGCTTCGGGCTCGCTGGTCAAGGCCATCGCCATGATCGTGCTGGGGCTGCTGCTGGGCCTGGTCGGCACCGACGTGAACTCGGGCGCGGCGCGCTTCTCGTTCGACGTGCCTGAGCTGACCGACGGTCTGAATTTCGTCTCGGTCGCCATGGGTGTGTTCGGCTTCGCGGAAATCATCGCGAACCTGGAGCAAAAAGATGCCCGCGAAACCTTCACGGACCACATCACCAACCTGTTCCCGACCAAGGCTGACTTCAAGCGCATGATCCCGGCAGTGCTTCGCGGCACGTTCCTGGGCTCCGCGCTGGGCATCCTGCCGGGCGGCGGTGCGGCACTGGCTTCGTTTGCAGCCTACTCGCTGGAAAAGAAGACCTCGAAGTTCTCGCATGAGTTCGGCAAGGGCGCCATCGAAGGCGTGGCAGGTCCGGAATCGGCCAACAACGCCGCGGCGCAGACCTCCTTCATCCCGCTGCTGACGCTGGGCATTCCGCCCAACGCCGTGATGGCGCTGATGGTGGGCGCGATGACCATCCACAACATCCAGCCGGGCCCGCAGGTCATGACCAGCAACCCCGCGCTGTTCTGGGGCCTGATCGCCTCGATGTGGATCGGCAACTTCATGCTGATCATCCTGAACCTGCCGCTGATCGGGATCTGGGTCAAGCTGCTCAAGGTGCCTTACCGCTACCTGTACCCGGCCATCCTGGTGTTCTGCTGCATCGGCGTGTACTCGGTCCAGAACACCACGTTCGACGTGTTCCAGACCGCGGCCTTCGGCGTGATCGGATACCTGTTCATCAAGCTCAAGTGCGAGCCGGCGCCGTTGCTGCTGGGCTTCGTGCTGGGACCGATGATGGAAGAGAATTTCCGCCGCTCCCTGCTGCTGTCGCGCGGCGAGTTCAGCGTGTTTCTGACCCGCCCGCTGTCGCTCGGCCTGCTGATCGCGGCCGCCGTGCTGGTCCTGATCGTGGCGCTGCCGTCGATCAAGAACAAGCGCGAGGAAGCTTTCCAGGAAGAATAA
- a CDS encoding pyridoxamine 5'-phosphate oxidase family protein has protein sequence MTTPHALTTLAELEAHYAEAGEASLAKEVDYLHPHYRAFVEAAPLCLLSTVRAEYAEVSPRGDAPGFVQVLDERTLLLPDRRGNNRLDSLRNIIADPRVGLLFLIPGVNETIRVAGTAHVSVDPALIARCIVDGKAPATVLVISIQSVFFQCARALVRSSLWAPESQVARSSLPSNGTILAAVSRDPFDGVAYDESQPARMKQTLY, from the coding sequence ATGACCACGCCGCACGCCCTGACCACGCTGGCCGAGCTGGAGGCCCACTACGCCGAAGCCGGCGAAGCCTCGCTCGCCAAGGAAGTCGACTACCTGCACCCGCACTACCGTGCCTTCGTCGAGGCCGCCCCGCTCTGCCTGCTGTCCACGGTGCGCGCGGAGTACGCGGAAGTCTCCCCGCGCGGCGATGCGCCGGGCTTTGTGCAGGTGCTCGATGAGCGCACCCTGCTGCTGCCGGACCGGCGCGGCAACAACCGCCTGGACAGCCTGCGCAACATCATCGCCGACCCGCGTGTGGGCCTGCTGTTCCTGATCCCGGGCGTCAACGAGACCATCCGCGTGGCGGGCACCGCCCACGTCTCGGTGGACCCGGCGCTGATCGCGCGCTGCATCGTGGATGGCAAGGCGCCGGCGACCGTGCTGGTGATTTCGATCCAGTCGGTGTTCTTCCAGTGCGCCCGCGCGCTGGTGCGCTCCAGTCTGTGGGCACCGGAATCCCAGGTGGCGCGCAGCAGCCTGCCGAGCAACGGCACCATCCTTGCCGCCGTGAGCCGCGATCCCTTCGACGGCGTCGCCTACGACGAGTCGCAGCCCGCGCGGATGAAACAAACCCTGTATTGA
- the ggt gene encoding gamma-glutamyltransferase encodes MQNFNWTNPYPSVRIPLFARNVVSTSHPLAAQAGLRMLLKGGNAVDAAIAAAAAITIVEPVSCGLGSDAFAILWDGKEMHGLNASGVAPAAWSPEYFKSKYGTDANGIAKRPVRGWDAVTVPGVIAGWAALHERFGKLPFAELMEPAIEIAERGYAVPPVVAHKWAAAVPELKDQPGYAEAFMPNGRAPNVGEKFTLKAAADTLRKIGASNGRAYYDGEIAEKIVAFSKECGGAMTADDLRNYKPDWVKPISKAYRGFELHEIPPNGQGIAALVALGILGQFDLAALPVDSVESQHLQIEAMKLAFADLYRYVADPGSMEVTPEQMLDDAYLKSRAKLIDMERATHFDFGMPKVGGTIYLSAADENGMMISFIQSNYMGFGSGVVVPGTGISLQNRGVGFSMDPKSPNVVAGGKRPFHTIIPAFLTKDGQPVMSFGVMGGDMQPQGHLQTVVRMVDYNQQPQAACCAPRWKVNRDFTLDVESTMDPAVVAGLKARGHQLKSVDDPYMDFGSGQFIWRLSDDAEHGYVAASDSRRDGQAVGF; translated from the coding sequence ATGCAGAACTTCAACTGGACCAATCCCTACCCTTCCGTGCGCATCCCGCTGTTCGCGCGCAACGTGGTGTCCACCTCGCACCCGCTGGCGGCGCAGGCCGGCCTGCGCATGCTGCTCAAGGGCGGCAACGCGGTCGATGCAGCCATCGCCGCGGCGGCGGCCATCACCATCGTCGAGCCGGTCTCGTGCGGCCTGGGCAGCGATGCTTTCGCGATCCTGTGGGACGGCAAGGAAATGCATGGCCTGAACGCTTCGGGCGTGGCGCCGGCGGCATGGAGCCCCGAGTATTTCAAGAGCAAGTACGGCACGGATGCCAACGGCATCGCCAAGCGCCCCGTGCGCGGCTGGGACGCCGTCACCGTGCCGGGCGTGATCGCCGGCTGGGCCGCGCTGCATGAGCGCTTTGGCAAGCTGCCCTTTGCCGAGCTGATGGAGCCCGCCATCGAGATCGCCGAGCGCGGCTATGCCGTGCCGCCGGTGGTGGCGCACAAGTGGGCCGCCGCCGTGCCGGAACTCAAGGACCAGCCTGGCTACGCCGAAGCCTTCATGCCCAATGGCCGCGCACCCAACGTGGGCGAGAAGTTCACGCTCAAGGCTGCCGCCGACACGCTGCGCAAGATCGGCGCCAGCAATGGCCGCGCCTACTACGACGGCGAGATCGCCGAGAAGATCGTCGCCTTCAGCAAGGAATGCGGCGGCGCCATGACGGCCGACGACCTGCGCAACTACAAGCCGGACTGGGTCAAGCCGATCAGCAAGGCCTATCGCGGCTTTGAGCTGCACGAGATCCCGCCGAATGGCCAGGGCATCGCCGCGCTGGTGGCGCTGGGCATCCTCGGCCAGTTCGACTTGGCCGCGCTGCCGGTGGACTCGGTCGAGTCGCAGCACCTGCAGATCGAGGCGATGAAACTGGCCTTTGCCGACCTCTATCGCTACGTGGCGGACCCTGGCAGCATGGAAGTCACGCCCGAGCAGATGCTGGACGACGCATACCTGAAATCACGCGCCAAGCTGATCGACATGGAGCGCGCCACGCACTTCGATTTCGGCATGCCCAAGGTCGGGGGCACCATCTACCTGAGCGCCGCCGACGAGAACGGCATGATGATCTCGTTCATCCAGTCGAACTACATGGGCTTCGGTTCCGGCGTGGTCGTGCCGGGCACCGGCATCAGCCTGCAGAACCGCGGCGTAGGCTTCTCGATGGACCCGAAATCCCCCAACGTGGTGGCCGGCGGCAAGCGCCCCTTCCACACCATCATCCCGGCCTTCCTGACCAAGGACGGCCAGCCGGTGATGAGCTTCGGCGTGATGGGCGGCGACATGCAGCCGCAGGGGCATCTGCAGACCGTGGTGCGCATGGTGGACTACAACCAGCAGCCGCAGGCGGCCTGCTGCGCGCCGCGCTGGAAGGTCAACCGCGACTTCACGCTGGACGTCGAATCCACCATGGATCCGGCGGTCGTTGCCGGCCTGAAGGCGCGCGGCCACCAGCTCAAGTCGGTCGACGACCCGTACATGGATTTCGGCTCGGGGCAGTTTATCTGGCGCCTGTCGGATGATGCCGAGCATGGCTATGTGGCCGCCAGCGACAGCCGGCGCGACGGGCAGGCCGTAGGATTTTGA
- a CDS encoding Bug family tripartite tricarboxylate transporter substrate binding protein, with protein sequence MKHWLRLFGTSLATGLALSAVPALADTYPNKPIRLIVPFPASGATDLLARAIAQKVGTNMGQQIVVDNRPGAGGAIGSDMAAKAPADGYTLLIATTSTHSIGPYINTRLPYNTETDFTPIGQVAIATNVLVVPNSLPVKNVKELIDYAKKHPGELNYASSGNGTVVHLTAEAFKAQAGVFITHIPYRGTALAVPDLISNKVQILFDSIVSGLPHVKDGKLKALAVTSLKRSPLAPEIPTASESGLPGFESDTWFGIYGPKHMPAELVNRLNAEFNKAIQAPDVKERLGKLGAEPVGGTPAQFAAMVKKDSARWGKLIKDRKITVE encoded by the coding sequence ATGAAACACTGGCTGCGCCTGTTTGGCACGAGCCTCGCCACGGGACTTGCGCTGAGCGCCGTCCCGGCACTCGCCGACACCTACCCCAACAAGCCGATCCGCCTGATCGTGCCATTCCCGGCCAGCGGCGCGACTGATTTGCTGGCTCGCGCCATCGCGCAGAAAGTGGGCACCAACATGGGCCAGCAGATCGTGGTCGACAACCGGCCCGGCGCTGGCGGCGCCATCGGCTCCGACATGGCCGCCAAGGCCCCGGCCGACGGCTACACGCTGCTGATCGCCACGACCAGCACGCATTCGATCGGGCCGTACATCAACACACGCCTGCCGTACAACACCGAGACCGACTTCACCCCGATCGGCCAGGTGGCCATCGCCACCAACGTGCTGGTGGTGCCGAACAGCCTGCCGGTGAAGAACGTCAAGGAGCTGATCGACTACGCCAAGAAGCATCCTGGCGAGCTGAACTACGCATCCAGCGGCAATGGCACCGTGGTGCACCTGACCGCCGAAGCCTTCAAGGCGCAGGCCGGCGTGTTCATCACGCACATCCCGTATCGCGGCACCGCGCTGGCCGTGCCCGACCTGATCTCCAACAAGGTGCAGATCCTGTTTGACAGCATCGTCTCGGGCCTGCCGCACGTGAAGGACGGCAAGCTCAAGGCGCTGGCCGTGACCAGCCTGAAGCGCTCGCCGCTGGCACCCGAGATCCCGACCGCCAGCGAGTCTGGCCTGCCCGGCTTCGAGTCCGATACCTGGTTCGGCATCTATGGCCCCAAGCACATGCCAGCCGAGCTGGTGAACCGCCTCAACGCCGAGTTCAACAAGGCGATCCAGGCGCCCGACGTGAAGGAGCGCCTGGGCAAGCTGGGCGCGGAACCCGTTGGCGGCACGCCGGCCCAGTTCGCCGCGATGGTCAAGAAGGACAGCGCGCGCTGGGGTAAGCTGATCAAGGATCGCAAGATCACCGTGGAATAA
- a CDS encoding LysR substrate-binding domain-containing protein, with the protein MSTIRFLRTFVAVADHGSFAAASERVALTQAAVSLQMRALEMELRRELFDRGGRVVALNAGGRELLPQARRMLALYDEMRLPPEAPDAMAGAVAVGAVVSVMGGLSHVVARMKREYPALDVRLVSAKSIELAAQVESGELDAAMLVEGAGRLPGTLVWTPLYQEPLVAIAGRDSPGANAREALAANPFLRFDRGQRTGMLVARALRRAHLRVNEFLELNSIEALVELVRQQVGVTVVPLLQRARWLEDEALRILPLEIGGAPVLRTIGMLERRDQARRHVTAAVRDACAGLFDAPGAGERHLGGA; encoded by the coding sequence ATGAGCACCATCCGTTTCCTGCGCACCTTCGTCGCCGTGGCCGACCACGGCTCTTTTGCCGCAGCCTCCGAGCGGGTGGCCCTGACCCAGGCCGCGGTCAGCCTGCAGATGCGCGCGCTGGAGATGGAGCTGCGCCGCGAGCTGTTCGACCGGGGCGGCCGGGTGGTGGCGCTCAATGCCGGCGGGCGCGAACTGTTGCCGCAGGCGCGCCGCATGCTAGCGCTCTACGACGAGATGCGGCTGCCTCCGGAAGCGCCGGACGCGATGGCTGGCGCGGTAGCGGTGGGCGCGGTGGTGTCGGTCATGGGCGGCCTGTCGCATGTGGTGGCGCGCATGAAGCGCGAGTACCCGGCACTGGACGTGCGCCTGGTCAGCGCCAAGTCGATCGAGCTGGCGGCGCAGGTGGAGTCCGGTGAGCTGGATGCGGCGATGCTGGTGGAAGGGGCAGGCCGCCTGCCCGGCACATTGGTGTGGACGCCGCTTTACCAGGAGCCGCTGGTGGCGATTGCCGGGCGCGACAGCCCGGGCGCGAACGCGCGTGAAGCGCTGGCGGCCAACCCCTTCCTGCGTTTCGACCGCGGACAGCGCACCGGCATGCTGGTTGCGCGGGCGCTGCGCCGCGCGCATCTGCGCGTCAATGAGTTTCTCGAGCTGAACTCGATCGAGGCGCTCGTCGAGCTGGTGCGCCAGCAGGTGGGCGTGACCGTGGTGCCGTTGCTGCAGCGTGCACGCTGGCTGGAGGACGAGGCGCTGCGCATCCTGCCGCTGGAAATCGGCGGCGCGCCGGTGCTGCGCACCATCGGCATGCTGGAGCGGCGCGACCAGGCGCGCCGCCACGTCACGGCGGCCGTGCGGGACGCCTGCGCAGGCCTGTTCGATGCCCCTGGCGCCGGCGAAAGGCACCTCGGGGGGGCTTGA
- a CDS encoding tripartite tricarboxylate transporter TctB family protein codes for MRIRSQKDFASGLMFILVGFSFSWVARGYSMGTAAKMGPGYFPFWLGIVLALLGALVLWSSLSAKKEEDQLARWDIKTLLWILGSVVLFGLMLKPLGMVLSVLVLVLVSSMASHEFSWKGAVVNAIVLVIISLGAFVYGINLQMPVWPAFLAG; via the coding sequence TTGCGCATTCGTAGCCAAAAGGACTTTGCCTCCGGCCTGATGTTCATCCTGGTCGGATTCAGCTTTTCCTGGGTCGCACGCGGGTATTCCATGGGTACTGCCGCGAAGATGGGCCCCGGGTATTTCCCGTTCTGGCTCGGCATCGTGCTCGCCTTGCTCGGCGCGCTGGTGCTGTGGAGTTCCCTGTCCGCCAAGAAGGAAGAAGACCAGCTCGCACGCTGGGACATCAAGACCCTGTTGTGGATCCTGGGTTCGGTGGTGCTGTTCGGCCTGATGCTCAAGCCGCTGGGCATGGTGCTGTCGGTGCTGGTGCTGGTGCTGGTGTCGTCGATGGCCAGCCATGAATTCAGCTGGAAGGGTGCCGTTGTCAACGCCATCGTCCTGGTGATCATCAGCCTGGGCGCCTTCGTCTACGGCATCAATCTTCAGATGCCGGTGTGGCCGGCATTCTTGGCAGGATAA
- a CDS encoding FMN-binding negative transcriptional regulator — MYTPSHFASTESDAIDEVMRRYPFATLVGNDADGLPFATHLPVVAQRSGDAWQIEGHMARANPHWRWLEQTPSALLVFQGPHGYVSPSLYEQKLSVPTWNYVAVHVYAEIATIHDADAKDALLKRLITQNEPGYAAQWRALPEDFQQKMLGAIVGLRIVPTRIEAKFKLSQNRPAGDRARILAAQQEGSPTERDMADWMARMTGA; from the coding sequence ATGTACACCCCATCCCACTTCGCCAGCACCGAAAGCGACGCCATCGACGAGGTCATGCGCCGCTACCCCTTTGCCACGCTGGTCGGCAACGACGCCGACGGGCTGCCGTTCGCCACCCACCTGCCGGTGGTGGCCCAGCGCAGCGGCGACGCCTGGCAGATCGAAGGCCATATGGCGCGCGCCAACCCGCACTGGCGCTGGCTGGAGCAGACGCCCAGCGCCCTGCTGGTGTTCCAGGGGCCGCATGGCTATGTGTCGCCATCGTTGTACGAGCAAAAGCTGTCGGTGCCGACCTGGAACTACGTGGCCGTGCACGTGTACGCAGAGATCGCCACCATCCATGACGCCGACGCCAAGGATGCGCTGCTCAAGCGGTTGATCACGCAGAACGAGCCCGGCTACGCCGCGCAGTGGCGCGCGCTGCCGGAGGATTTCCAGCAGAAAATGCTGGGCGCGATCGTGGGCCTGCGCATCGTGCCCACGCGCATCGAAGCCAAGTTCAAGCTCAGCCAGAACCGCCCGGCGGGCGACCGCGCCCGCATTCTCGCGGCCCAGCAGGAAGGCAGCCCCACCGAGCGCGACATGGCGGACTGGATGGCGCGCATGACGGGCGCATGA